The sequence below is a genomic window from Deltaproteobacteria bacterium GWC2_65_14.
CTGCCCTCCGCTGTCGGAACTTCTTTTTATCTCCGCTCATCCCCCCTCCTTCGGCTTGCTTCGCCCGCAACCAGGGACCCTGGCTCGCGGGGGAGGTCCCCTCGGCTACTCGTCGACCCCCCCCGCATCGCTTCGGGTCCCCGGTCGCGGGTCGAGCAGGGGACGGCTCCGCTTTCTGGTGAAAAGTTCCGCGGAGATCCCTATACTTGAGGGAATGGCGGACAGGCCGAGGGTGGTGATCACACGGAGGCTCCCGGGGGTGTCCCCGGTCCGGATCGGGGAGGCGGCGTCGGCGGTGTGGCCCGACGGCGACGGGCCGATGCCCCGGGAGGAGCTTCTCCGCCTGGTCCCGGGGGCCGCCGGGATCCTCTGCACCCTCGCGGACCGGATCGACGCCTCCCTGATGGATGCGGCCGGCGGGGGTCTGCGGGTCATCTCCACCTTCGCCGTCGGGGTGAACAACATCGACATCCCCGAGGCGACGCGGCGGGGGATCCGGGTGTGCAACACCCCGGGGGTCCTCACCGAGGCGACGGCCGACCTCGCCTTCGGGCTGCTGCTGGCCGCCGCGAGGCGGTTCCCGGATTCGGAGCGGTTCCTCCGGGAGGGGAAGTTCACCGGCTGGGACCCGTGGGGGTTCCTGGGCGTTCCGGTCTTCCGGAGGACCCTCGGGATCGTGGGGATGGGGAAGATCGGCAGCGCCGTCGCCCTCCGGGCCCGCGGGTTCGAGA
It includes:
- a CDS encoding D-glycerate dehydrogenase; protein product: MADRPRVVITRRLPGVSPVRIGEAASAVWPDGDGPMPREELLRLVPGAAGILCTLADRIDASLMDAAGGGLRVISTFAVGVNNIDIPEATRRGIRVCNTPGVLTEATADLAFGLLLAAARRFPDSERFLREGKFTGWDPWGFLGVPVFRRTLGIVGMGKIGSAVALRARGFEMRVLYHNRNRLPSVREKELRAEHFPLEELLAESDFVLLSVPLTEKTRGMIGRERLLRMKKEAVLVNVARGEVVDEAALALALSEGRIFGAGLDVYEKEPEVHPGLLSAPGAVLLPHLGSATRETRERMGRLAAENLLAVLAGSEPPGPVN